One genomic region from Equus asinus isolate D_3611 breed Donkey chromosome 10, EquAss-T2T_v2, whole genome shotgun sequence encodes:
- the SH2D3C gene encoding SH2 domain-containing protein 3C isoform X3 yields the protein MTAVGRRCPALGPRGAAGELEAGGDYVKFSKEKYILDSSPEKLHKELEEELKLSSTDLRSHAWYHGRIPREVSETLVQRNGDFLIRDSLTSLGDYVLTCRWRNQALHFKINKVVVKAGESYTHIQYLFEQESFDHVPALVRYHVGSRKAVSEQSGAIIYCPINRTFPLRYLEAWYGQGQGSSKAASPASPSGPKGSHMKRRSVTMTDGLTADKVTRGDGCPTSASLPHPRESIRNCALSMDQIPDLHSPMSPISESPSSPAYSTVTRVHAAPAAPSATALPASPVTRRSSEPQLCPGSAPKPPGESDKGSYSSPSHTLCKASPSPSLSSYSDPDSGHYCQLQPPIRGSREWAAAEASSRQARSYEEKLKELSENGAPEGDWGRAFTVPVMEATSSFNPATFQSLLIPKDNRPLEVGLLCKVKELLAEVDARTLARHVTKVDCLVARILGVTKEMQTLMGVRWGMELLTLPHGRQLRLDLLERFHTMSIMLAVDILGCTGSAEERAALLHKTIQLAAELRGTMGNMFSFAAVMGALDMAQIARLEQTWMTLRQRHTEGAILYEKKLKPFLKSLNEGKEGPPLSNTTFPHVLPLITLLECDSAPAEGPEPWGSTEHGVEVVLAHLEAARTVAHHGGLYHTNAEVKLQGFQARPELLEVFSTEFQMRLLWGSQGACNSQARRYEKFDKILTALSHQLEPAVRSSEL from the exons ATGACTGCAGTGGGCCGAAGGTGCCCCGCACTGGGACCCAGAGG ggCTGCTGGAGAGCTGGAGGCCGGTGGGGACTATGTGAAG TTCTCCAAAGAGAAGTACATCTTGGACTCATCGCCTGAGAAGCTGCACAAGGAGTTGGAGGAAGAGCTCAAACTCAGCAGCACAGATCTACGCAGCCATGCCTGGTACCACGGCCGCATCCCCCGCGAG GTCTCAGAGACCCTGGTACAGCGCAATGGCGACTTCCTCATCCGGGACTCGCTCACCAGCCTGGGTGACTATGTGCTCACGTGCCGCTGGCGCAACCAGGCCTTGCACTTTAAGATCAACAAGGTGGTGGTGAAGGCGGGCGAGAGCTACACCCACATCCAGTACCTGTTCGAGCAGGAGAGCTTCGACCACGTGCCTGCCCTGGTGCGGTACCACGTGGGCAGCCGCAAGGCCGTGTCGGAGCAGAGCGGCGCCATCATCTACTGCCCCATCAACCGCACCTTCCCGCTGCGCTACCTGGAGGCCTGGTAcggccagggccagggcagcaGCAAGGCCGCCAGCCCTGCCAGTCCCTCAGGCCCCAAGGGCAGCCACATGAAGCGGCGTAGCGTCACCATGACTGACGGGCTTACCGCCGACAAGGTCACCCGCGGTGATGGCTGCCCCACCAG CGCATCGCTGCCCCATCCCCGGGAGTCCATCCGCAACTGCGCCCTCAGCATGGACCAGATCCCAGACCTGCACTCGCCAATGTCCCCCATCTCCGAGAGCCCCAGCTCCCCTGCCTACAGTACTG TGACCCGTGTCCACGCCGCCCCTGCAGCCCCCTCGGCCACAGCGCTGCCTGCCTCCCCTGTCACCCGCCGCTCCAGTGAACCCCAGCTGTGTCCCGGAAgtgccccaaagccccctggggaGTCGGACAAGGGCTCTTACTCCAGCCCCTCCCACACCCTCTGCAAGGCCTCCCCATCACCATCACTCAGCAGCTACAGTGACCCGGACTCTGGCCACTACTGCCAGCTCCAGCCTCCCATCCGTGGCAGCCGCGAATGGGCAGCGGCTGAGGCCTCCAGCCGGCAGGCCAGGAGCTATGAGGAGAAGCTAAAGGAACTTTCAGAAAACGGGGCCCCCGAGGGGGACTGGGGCAGGGCCTTCACAGTTCCCGTCATGGAAGCCACCTCTTCCTTCAACCCGGCCACCTTCCAGTCACTCCTGATCCCCAAGGATAACCGGCCCCTGGAGGTGGGCCTCCTGTGCAAGGTGAAGGAGCTGCTGGCAGAGGTGGACGCCCGGACGCTGGCCCGACACGTCACCAAGGTTGACTGCCTG GTTGCTAGGATACTGGGCGTTACCAAGGAGATGCAGACCCTAATGGGAGTCCGCTGGGGCATGGAGCTGCTAACCCTCCCCCATGGCCGACAGCTACGACTAGACCTGCTGGAAAG GTTCCACACCATGTCCATCATGCTGGCCGTGGACATCCTGGGTTGCACCGGGTCCGCTGAGGAGCGGGCAGCGCTTCTGCACAAGACCATCCAGCTGGCGGCCGAGCTTCGGGGGACCATGGGCAACATGTTCAGCTTCGCTGCGGTCATGGGCGCCCTGGATATGGCCCAG ATTGCCCGGCTGGAGCAGACCTGGATGACCCTGCGGCAGCGACACACAGAGGGTGCCATCCTCTACGAGAAGAAGCTTAAGCCATTTCTCAAGAGCCTCAACGAGGGCAAAG AAGGCCCACCGCTGAGCAACACCACCTTTCCCCACGTGCTGCCGCTCATCACGCTGCTGGAGTGTGACTCGGCCCCGGCCGAGGGCCCCGAGCCCTGGGGCAGCACGGAGCACGGTGTGGAGGTGGTGCTGGCCCACCTGGAGGCTGCCCGCACCGTAGCACACCACGGAGGCCTGTACCACACCAACGCTGAGGTCAAGCTGCAGG GGTTCCAGGCCCGGCCAGAGCTCCTGGAGGTGTTCAGCACTGAGTTCCAGATGCGCCTCCTCTGGGGCAGCCAGGGCGCCTGCAACAGCCAGGCCCGGCGCTACGAGAAGTTCGACAAGATCCTCACTGCCCTGTCCCACCAACTGGAGCCTGCTGTCCGCTCCAGCGAGCTGTGA
- the SH2D3C gene encoding SH2 domain-containing protein 3C isoform X4, which translates to MTERCSLWSALSAAACCFYRGSFVQVQFSKEKYILDSSPEKLHKELEEELKLSSTDLRSHAWYHGRIPREVSETLVQRNGDFLIRDSLTSLGDYVLTCRWRNQALHFKINKVVVKAGESYTHIQYLFEQESFDHVPALVRYHVGSRKAVSEQSGAIIYCPINRTFPLRYLEAWYGQGQGSSKAASPASPSGPKGSHMKRRSVTMTDGLTADKVTRGDGCPTSASLPHPRESIRNCALSMDQIPDLHSPMSPISESPSSPAYSTVTRVHAAPAAPSATALPASPVTRRSSEPQLCPGSAPKPPGESDKGSYSSPSHTLCKASPSPSLSSYSDPDSGHYCQLQPPIRGSREWAAAEASSRQARSYEEKLKELSENGAPEGDWGRAFTVPVMEATSSFNPATFQSLLIPKDNRPLEVGLLCKVKELLAEVDARTLARHVTKVDCLVARILGVTKEMQTLMGVRWGMELLTLPHGRQLRLDLLERFHTMSIMLAVDILGCTGSAEERAALLHKTIQLAAELRGTMGNMFSFAAVMGALDMAQIARLEQTWMTLRQRHTEGAILYEKKLKPFLKSLNEGKEGPPLSNTTFPHVLPLITLLECDSAPAEGPEPWGSTEHGVEVVLAHLEAARTVAHHGGLYHTNAEVKLQGFQARPELLEVFSTEFQMRLLWGSQGACNSQARRYEKFDKILTALSHQLEPAVRSSEL; encoded by the exons ATGACCGAGCGGTGCAGCCTGTGGAGCGCCCTGTCGGCCGCCGCCTGCTGCTTCTACCGTGGCTCCTTCGTGCAGGTGCAG TTCTCCAAAGAGAAGTACATCTTGGACTCATCGCCTGAGAAGCTGCACAAGGAGTTGGAGGAAGAGCTCAAACTCAGCAGCACAGATCTACGCAGCCATGCCTGGTACCACGGCCGCATCCCCCGCGAG GTCTCAGAGACCCTGGTACAGCGCAATGGCGACTTCCTCATCCGGGACTCGCTCACCAGCCTGGGTGACTATGTGCTCACGTGCCGCTGGCGCAACCAGGCCTTGCACTTTAAGATCAACAAGGTGGTGGTGAAGGCGGGCGAGAGCTACACCCACATCCAGTACCTGTTCGAGCAGGAGAGCTTCGACCACGTGCCTGCCCTGGTGCGGTACCACGTGGGCAGCCGCAAGGCCGTGTCGGAGCAGAGCGGCGCCATCATCTACTGCCCCATCAACCGCACCTTCCCGCTGCGCTACCTGGAGGCCTGGTAcggccagggccagggcagcaGCAAGGCCGCCAGCCCTGCCAGTCCCTCAGGCCCCAAGGGCAGCCACATGAAGCGGCGTAGCGTCACCATGACTGACGGGCTTACCGCCGACAAGGTCACCCGCGGTGATGGCTGCCCCACCAG CGCATCGCTGCCCCATCCCCGGGAGTCCATCCGCAACTGCGCCCTCAGCATGGACCAGATCCCAGACCTGCACTCGCCAATGTCCCCCATCTCCGAGAGCCCCAGCTCCCCTGCCTACAGTACTG TGACCCGTGTCCACGCCGCCCCTGCAGCCCCCTCGGCCACAGCGCTGCCTGCCTCCCCTGTCACCCGCCGCTCCAGTGAACCCCAGCTGTGTCCCGGAAgtgccccaaagccccctggggaGTCGGACAAGGGCTCTTACTCCAGCCCCTCCCACACCCTCTGCAAGGCCTCCCCATCACCATCACTCAGCAGCTACAGTGACCCGGACTCTGGCCACTACTGCCAGCTCCAGCCTCCCATCCGTGGCAGCCGCGAATGGGCAGCGGCTGAGGCCTCCAGCCGGCAGGCCAGGAGCTATGAGGAGAAGCTAAAGGAACTTTCAGAAAACGGGGCCCCCGAGGGGGACTGGGGCAGGGCCTTCACAGTTCCCGTCATGGAAGCCACCTCTTCCTTCAACCCGGCCACCTTCCAGTCACTCCTGATCCCCAAGGATAACCGGCCCCTGGAGGTGGGCCTCCTGTGCAAGGTGAAGGAGCTGCTGGCAGAGGTGGACGCCCGGACGCTGGCCCGACACGTCACCAAGGTTGACTGCCTG GTTGCTAGGATACTGGGCGTTACCAAGGAGATGCAGACCCTAATGGGAGTCCGCTGGGGCATGGAGCTGCTAACCCTCCCCCATGGCCGACAGCTACGACTAGACCTGCTGGAAAG GTTCCACACCATGTCCATCATGCTGGCCGTGGACATCCTGGGTTGCACCGGGTCCGCTGAGGAGCGGGCAGCGCTTCTGCACAAGACCATCCAGCTGGCGGCCGAGCTTCGGGGGACCATGGGCAACATGTTCAGCTTCGCTGCGGTCATGGGCGCCCTGGATATGGCCCAG ATTGCCCGGCTGGAGCAGACCTGGATGACCCTGCGGCAGCGACACACAGAGGGTGCCATCCTCTACGAGAAGAAGCTTAAGCCATTTCTCAAGAGCCTCAACGAGGGCAAAG AAGGCCCACCGCTGAGCAACACCACCTTTCCCCACGTGCTGCCGCTCATCACGCTGCTGGAGTGTGACTCGGCCCCGGCCGAGGGCCCCGAGCCCTGGGGCAGCACGGAGCACGGTGTGGAGGTGGTGCTGGCCCACCTGGAGGCTGCCCGCACCGTAGCACACCACGGAGGCCTGTACCACACCAACGCTGAGGTCAAGCTGCAGG GGTTCCAGGCCCGGCCAGAGCTCCTGGAGGTGTTCAGCACTGAGTTCCAGATGCGCCTCCTCTGGGGCAGCCAGGGCGCCTGCAACAGCCAGGCCCGGCGCTACGAGAAGTTCGACAAGATCCTCACTGCCCTGTCCCACCAACTGGAGCCTGCTGTCCGCTCCAGCGAGCTGTGA